One genomic segment of Bacteroides caccae includes these proteins:
- a CDS encoding ribose-phosphate pyrophosphokinase, with product MSEKAPFMVFSGTNSRYLAEKICASLDCPLGNMNITHFADGEFAVSYEESIRGAHVFLVQSTFPNSDNLMELLLMIDAAKRASAKSVVAVVPYFGWARQDRKDKPRVSIGAKLVADLLSVAGIDRLITMDLHADQIQGFFNIPVDHLYASAVFLPYIQSLKLEELVIATPDVGGSKRASTFSKYLGVPLVLCNKSREKANEVASMQIIGDVKNKNVVLIDDIVDTAGTITKAANIMLEAGAKSVRAIASHCVMSDPASFRVQESGLTEMVFTDSIPYAKKCAKVKQLSIADMFAETIKRVMNNESISSQYII from the coding sequence ATGAGCGAAAAAGCACCCTTTATGGTATTCTCGGGAACGAACTCGAGATATCTTGCAGAAAAAATCTGCGCAAGCCTGGATTGTCCTCTGGGAAATATGAACATTACCCATTTTGCCGATGGTGAATTTGCGGTTTCATATGAGGAATCAATTCGTGGCGCACATGTATTCCTGGTTCAATCCACATTCCCAAACTCAGACAACTTAATGGAACTTCTCCTGATGATTGACGCTGCCAAACGTGCATCTGCAAAGAGCGTTGTAGCAGTTGTCCCTTACTTTGGTTGGGCACGTCAGGATAGAAAAGACAAACCTCGTGTATCTATCGGAGCTAAGTTGGTAGCCGATCTACTGTCAGTAGCAGGTATCGACCGACTAATCACAATGGATTTGCACGCAGATCAAATTCAGGGATTCTTCAATATCCCGGTAGACCATCTGTATGCATCAGCCGTATTCCTCCCCTACATCCAGTCGTTGAAACTGGAAGAACTGGTGATTGCTACACCGGATGTAGGAGGTTCAAAACGTGCTAGTACTTTCTCCAAATACCTCGGTGTGCCATTGGTACTCTGTAACAAATCACGTGAAAAAGCAAATGAAGTAGCTTCTATGCAAATCATTGGTGACGTGAAAAACAAAAATGTTGTTTTGATCGATGATATCGTTGACACAGCAGGAACGATCACTAAAGCAGCCAACATTATGTTGGAAGCCGGTGCCAAGTCCGTACGTGCTATTGCCAGCCACTGTGTAATGTCCGACCCTGCTTCATTCCGTGTACAAGAGTCCGGCTTGACAGAAATGGTATTTACTGACAGTATCCCTTACGCAAAGAAATGTGCGAAAGTAAAACAGTTGAGTATTGCCGATATGTTTGCTGAAACTATCAAACGAGTAATGAATAACGAATCTATCAGTTCACAATATATTATTTAA